One genomic segment of Arthrobacter sp. JZ12 includes these proteins:
- a CDS encoding cation:proton antiporter regulatory subunit, translating into MKVEETPLPGIGVRKDIVTASGRRIGTVIQRDGDTELIISRVDDPDACLASIPLTSEEASTLGNLLGAHTLVAQLTEEHRDLPGVNTRQILIDVDSPYDGRKLGDTKLRTRTSVSIVAILRRGQVQASPTPDFTLAAGDLLVAVGTSEGLDAAAEILRAD; encoded by the coding sequence ATGAAGGTTGAAGAAACGCCGTTACCTGGAATCGGCGTTCGCAAGGATATTGTGACTGCTTCTGGCCGCCGGATCGGGACTGTGATCCAGCGCGACGGTGACACCGAGCTAATCATCTCGCGGGTTGATGACCCCGATGCCTGCCTTGCCTCGATCCCGCTGACGTCGGAAGAGGCATCCACCCTTGGAAACCTGCTGGGAGCACACACTCTTGTTGCCCAGCTGACCGAGGAGCACCGCGATCTGCCGGGAGTCAACACCCGGCAGATCCTCATCGACGTCGACTCTCCCTATGACGGGCGGAAGCTTGGCGACACCAAGCTTCGCACCCGAACCAGCGTCTCCATTGTTGCCATCCTGCGACGCGGACAAGTCCAGGCGTCACCCACTCCCGACTTCACCCTTGCAGCAGGCGACCTGCTGGTTGCGGTAGGTACGTCGGAGGGACTCGACGCCGCCGCCGAGATCCTTCGCGCCGACTGA
- a CDS encoding cation:proton antiporter, with protein MGSHSALVLIQLGAVFLGLGLLGRLAGRIGLSPIPFYLVGGLFFGHGGLIELDGLAEFSTIASEIGVILLLLLLGLEYTAGELMTGLKQSWMAGLLDIVLNFLPGVLIALVLGWGAIGALVLGGVTYISSSGIIAKVLTDLGRLGNRETPVILSLLVFEDLAMAVYLPILTTVLAGVSFAGGLTAVGISLLVVTAVLVIALRFGPTVSAIVDSKDREVFLLTLIGGALLVAGIASAMQVSAAVGAFLLGIAISGATATNAARLLEPLRDLFAGVFFVAFGLNTDPASIPPVLGYALLLAVLTAATKVITGWWAAKQQGVGRLGRARAGAALIARGEFSIVIAGLAVGSGAVDGELAALATAYVLFMAVLGPIAARLAEPAMNLLLRRAPQPA; from the coding sequence GTGGGAAGTCACAGCGCGCTGGTTCTCATCCAACTTGGAGCAGTGTTTCTCGGGCTGGGTCTTCTCGGACGGCTTGCAGGGCGGATCGGTCTGTCTCCCATACCCTTCTACCTCGTCGGCGGACTGTTCTTCGGGCACGGCGGACTGATCGAGCTCGACGGACTCGCCGAGTTCAGCACCATCGCAAGTGAGATCGGGGTCATCCTGCTGCTCCTGCTGCTGGGACTCGAATACACTGCGGGCGAGCTTATGACGGGCCTGAAGCAGTCCTGGATGGCGGGCCTGCTGGATATCGTGCTGAACTTCCTTCCCGGTGTGCTGATCGCGCTGGTGCTCGGCTGGGGTGCGATCGGCGCCCTGGTCCTCGGTGGAGTCACCTACATCTCATCCTCCGGCATCATCGCCAAAGTGCTGACCGACCTGGGCCGGCTCGGAAACCGAGAAACCCCCGTGATCCTCTCACTGCTGGTTTTCGAGGACCTGGCAATGGCCGTGTACCTGCCCATCCTCACCACCGTGCTTGCGGGAGTCAGCTTCGCTGGAGGACTTACGGCAGTAGGAATCTCCCTGCTGGTAGTCACCGCCGTGTTGGTTATAGCCCTTCGGTTCGGCCCTACGGTGTCCGCAATCGTGGACTCGAAAGACCGGGAGGTCTTCCTGTTGACGCTGATCGGGGGAGCGCTCCTGGTTGCCGGAATCGCGTCCGCAATGCAGGTCTCTGCGGCAGTCGGCGCCTTCCTGCTGGGGATCGCCATCTCGGGTGCAACGGCCACCAACGCCGCCCGTCTCCTGGAACCGTTGCGGGACCTCTTCGCCGGTGTCTTCTTCGTGGCATTCGGTCTCAACACGGATCCGGCCAGCATCCCACCTGTCCTCGGTTATGCCCTCCTGCTCGCCGTACTGACCGCCGCAACGAAGGTAATCACCGGGTGGTGGGCAGCAAAACAGCAGGGTGTCGGGCGGCTGGGACGGGCACGCGCGGGGGCAGCGTTGATCGCCCGCGGTGAGTTCTCCATCGTCATCGCCGGCCTGGCCGTGGGCTCAGGTGCCGTAGACGGTGAGCTCGCAGCGCTCGCCACGGCCTACGTGCTGTTCATGGCCGTGCTCGGGCCCATTGCCGCGCGCCTTGCCGAGCCAGCCATGAACCTCCTGCTCCGAAGAGCGCCGCAACCCGCATAG
- a CDS encoding multicopper oxidase domain-containing protein, with the protein MSPLTMHINEGYLPMVDGSLVYHRGFGDRASAISDPQPALKLSPHVFTADGVIIASRAYPLEAATPASGRPAPLQADPEYPLHYLARRAHWASYFPERTLIAEAGSTISIQLHNNLAQPHSLRFHSAGPAGEDVTSPAVPPGGTTLLTFDAPEPGTYLFSDPVNAPVERTLGLYGALVVIDPENAWRLSADGAEFERQWLWMCHDVEPNWARIAASGQTVDPVTTPAVPRYFTLNGYAGFQSLALTTDNEFNTRRKEDTLPSGLPRETDVRNFSASPGPGAIRTGHLMRMVNAGVADHQLHYHGNHVWTVRADGVDFPRINGVVSPVGDVLLQQWEDTIQLQPLQRKEAILPMRRPPEVTDEVWNARQEEWVYPMHCHAEPSQTAAGGLYPGGLLADWILAEDTTPESGLPGTAADDPHHVFRSQVDFASDQPHEGSPETEFPLRPDVSMELDFFSRDLEFPDGAEYEVWSFENDKSGRQLPGPTVRITEGQIFHGTIKPSKNVHTVHWHGIEPDPRNDGVGHTSYEVTGHYTYQWRPDAAEFGNPNRGSAGTYFYHCHVNTPLHVQMGMFGAIVVDPPVDPANPAPAGARRHSSQGPFYDIATETLIGPYSIDPRWHELNHAAGLSGEDVGLNHFVPRNFYLLGGVIPARPNDDRVWAISSMRANVVGPERYPTLVRFMNIDYFPTVTRFFDGAGNPAPIAQLVAHDGRPFWNTPDPEGPATQPSETGDQLLTSIIKSGAAEKFDLLLRPPTPGTYTIAVDFLHWITSEVLATRTVTVTAS; encoded by the coding sequence ATGAGCCCGCTCACCATGCACATCAATGAAGGCTACCTTCCCATGGTGGACGGGTCGCTGGTGTACCACCGCGGTTTCGGTGACCGGGCCAGCGCTATCTCCGATCCGCAGCCGGCGCTGAAGCTCAGTCCACACGTGTTCACGGCCGACGGGGTGATCATTGCCAGCCGGGCCTATCCGTTGGAGGCAGCAACGCCGGCAAGCGGCCGGCCGGCGCCCCTGCAGGCGGACCCGGAGTATCCGCTGCACTATCTGGCCCGTCGTGCACACTGGGCCAGCTACTTCCCGGAGCGGACGCTCATAGCGGAAGCCGGGAGCACGATCAGCATTCAGCTGCACAACAACCTTGCGCAGCCGCATTCCCTCCGCTTTCATAGCGCCGGCCCGGCTGGGGAAGATGTCACCAGCCCGGCGGTTCCGCCCGGCGGGACAACCCTGCTGACCTTCGACGCCCCTGAGCCTGGTACGTACCTATTCTCGGATCCTGTGAACGCGCCCGTCGAGCGGACCCTGGGGCTCTATGGTGCATTGGTGGTTATCGACCCCGAGAACGCGTGGCGCCTCAGCGCCGACGGAGCGGAGTTCGAGCGCCAATGGTTGTGGATGTGCCACGATGTGGAACCGAATTGGGCACGGATAGCCGCGTCCGGACAGACCGTCGATCCAGTGACCACCCCGGCGGTGCCCCGTTATTTCACCTTGAACGGGTATGCCGGCTTCCAGTCCCTCGCTCTCACTACCGACAATGAGTTCAACACACGCCGGAAGGAAGACACGTTGCCGTCCGGGCTCCCTCGGGAAACCGACGTACGGAACTTCAGTGCCTCTCCAGGACCCGGCGCCATTCGCACCGGTCACCTCATGCGGATGGTGAATGCCGGGGTCGCGGACCACCAGTTGCACTATCACGGCAACCATGTCTGGACCGTGCGTGCCGACGGCGTGGACTTCCCACGCATCAACGGCGTCGTCAGCCCGGTGGGGGACGTCCTTTTGCAGCAGTGGGAGGACACCATTCAACTGCAGCCGCTGCAACGCAAGGAAGCCATACTTCCGATGCGCCGCCCGCCCGAAGTGACCGATGAGGTCTGGAACGCCAGGCAGGAGGAATGGGTCTATCCAATGCACTGCCACGCCGAGCCTTCACAGACTGCAGCCGGCGGACTGTACCCCGGCGGACTGCTCGCAGACTGGATACTCGCAGAGGACACAACACCCGAATCGGGACTGCCTGGAACCGCGGCTGATGATCCTCACCACGTGTTTCGCAGCCAGGTGGACTTTGCTTCAGACCAGCCGCATGAAGGCAGTCCCGAGACGGAGTTCCCGCTTCGACCGGACGTCTCCATGGAGCTCGATTTCTTCAGCCGGGATCTCGAGTTCCCGGACGGCGCCGAGTACGAGGTCTGGTCTTTCGAGAATGACAAGTCCGGACGCCAACTTCCCGGCCCTACGGTGAGGATCACGGAGGGGCAAATCTTCCACGGAACCATCAAGCCCAGCAAGAACGTCCACACCGTTCACTGGCACGGGATCGAACCGGACCCCCGGAACGATGGAGTGGGCCACACTTCCTACGAGGTGACGGGACATTACACCTACCAGTGGCGCCCCGATGCCGCTGAATTCGGCAACCCCAACCGGGGCTCCGCGGGAACCTATTTCTATCACTGCCACGTCAATACGCCGCTCCACGTGCAGATGGGCATGTTCGGTGCCATTGTGGTGGACCCACCCGTCGATCCAGCGAATCCGGCACCTGCCGGCGCCCGTCGGCACTCCTCGCAGGGCCCGTTCTACGACATCGCGACCGAGACCCTGATTGGGCCGTACTCAATCGATCCGCGGTGGCACGAACTCAACCACGCAGCGGGACTCTCCGGTGAGGATGTGGGACTCAATCACTTCGTGCCCAGGAACTTCTACCTGCTCGGCGGCGTCATACCCGCCCGCCCCAATGACGACCGGGTGTGGGCGATCTCGTCGATGCGCGCCAATGTGGTCGGGCCGGAGAGATATCCCACCCTGGTGCGATTTATGAACATCGATTATTTCCCGACCGTGACGAGATTCTTCGATGGGGCCGGAAACCCGGCACCGATCGCGCAACTGGTTGCACACGACGGACGCCCTTTTTGGAACACTCCTGATCCGGAAGGTCCTGCCACGCAACCCTCTGAAACCGGGGACCAGCTGTTGACCAGCATCATCAAATCGGGGGCAGCAGAGAAGTTTGATCTGCTGCTGCGGCCACCGACGCCGGGAACGTACACGATCGCCGTCGACTTCCTGCACTGGATCACCAGCGAAGTCCTCGCGACGCGCACCGTGACAGTCACAGCCAGTTAG
- the hutH gene encoding histidine ammonia-lyase, producing the protein MQGKTVLIGQGPLAPEDVVAVARYGARVELGEDSLAAMAASRSVIDALIDDPVPHYGVSTGFGALATKHIPVEERTHLQRSLIRSHAASSGAEVDREVVRGLMLGRLSTMATGRTGVRPVVAQTYAEMLNAGITPVVGEYGSLGCSGDLAPLSHVALALMGEGSVRNNDGALLPAAEALAAAGIAPVELREKEGLALINGTDGMLGMLVLASADLHRLLRTADLAAAMSVEGLLGTDSVFAEDLHALRPHPGQVASAANIRRVLAGSRLIGEHASEERTAHRFTRVQDAYSLRCAPQVHGAARATLAHVESVAAIELGSAVDNPVVTVDGRVESNGNFHGAPVGYALDFLAIAVADVASMSERRTDRFLDKSRNHGLNPFLAHDPGVDSGHMIAQYTQAGIVSELKRLAVPASVDSIPSSAMQEDHVSMGWAAGLKLRKALDGLARVLAVELLTAARALDERDGGLDSSESSDAIRAARVVIRVVVAGPGTDRYLAPEIEAVRLLVEAGSLLEAVDAALGDPLL; encoded by the coding sequence ATGCAAGGCAAAACCGTGCTGATCGGCCAGGGACCGCTGGCGCCGGAGGACGTCGTCGCCGTCGCCCGCTACGGTGCCCGGGTGGAACTGGGCGAGGACTCATTGGCAGCCATGGCGGCCAGCCGTTCGGTGATCGACGCCCTCATCGACGACCCCGTGCCGCATTACGGAGTCTCCACCGGCTTCGGTGCGCTGGCGACCAAGCACATTCCCGTCGAGGAGCGCACCCACCTGCAGCGCAGCCTCATCCGCAGCCATGCGGCGTCGTCGGGTGCGGAAGTTGACCGCGAAGTGGTCCGCGGGCTCATGCTCGGCCGGCTCTCGACGATGGCCACCGGCCGAACCGGCGTCCGACCGGTCGTGGCTCAGACCTACGCCGAGATGCTGAATGCCGGCATCACGCCCGTCGTCGGCGAGTACGGGTCGCTCGGCTGCTCAGGGGACCTGGCGCCGCTGTCCCACGTTGCCCTGGCGTTGATGGGCGAGGGCAGCGTGCGCAATAACGACGGCGCCTTGTTGCCTGCCGCTGAAGCCCTCGCCGCCGCGGGAATCGCCCCCGTTGAGCTCCGTGAGAAGGAGGGCCTTGCCCTGATCAACGGCACCGACGGAATGCTCGGGATGTTGGTCCTCGCCTCCGCGGACCTGCACCGCCTGCTGCGGACCGCCGATCTCGCGGCGGCGATGAGCGTCGAGGGCCTTTTGGGCACCGACAGCGTCTTCGCGGAGGATCTGCACGCGCTGCGCCCGCACCCGGGCCAGGTTGCCTCGGCGGCCAACATCCGGCGGGTTCTGGCCGGATCGCGCCTGATCGGCGAGCATGCCTCGGAGGAACGGACAGCGCATCGATTCACCCGGGTACAGGACGCCTACTCCCTGCGCTGCGCCCCGCAGGTGCACGGAGCTGCGCGGGCAACCCTGGCGCATGTCGAGTCCGTTGCCGCGATCGAACTGGGCTCCGCCGTCGACAATCCGGTGGTCACGGTGGACGGTCGGGTGGAGTCGAACGGGAACTTCCACGGTGCGCCGGTCGGATACGCGCTGGACTTCCTGGCGATCGCCGTAGCCGACGTGGCGTCCATGAGCGAACGGCGGACGGACCGGTTCCTCGACAAGAGCAGGAACCACGGGCTGAACCCGTTCCTTGCGCATGATCCCGGCGTGGACTCGGGCCACATGATCGCCCAGTACACTCAGGCGGGAATCGTCTCGGAACTGAAGCGGCTTGCCGTTCCGGCATCGGTGGACTCCATCCCGTCGTCGGCCATGCAGGAAGACCATGTGTCCATGGGCTGGGCGGCCGGGCTGAAGCTGCGGAAGGCGCTGGACGGTCTGGCGCGCGTGCTGGCGGTGGAGCTACTGACTGCGGCGCGGGCACTGGACGAGCGCGACGGCGGCCTGGACAGCTCGGAGAGCTCCGATGCTATCCGAGCCGCACGGGTTGTCATTCGGGTGGTAGTGGCCGGTCCCGGGACCGACCGCTACCTTGCGCCCGAAATTGAGGCCGTGCGGCTCCTGGTCGAAGCAGGGTCACTGCTGGAGGCCGTCGACGCTGCCTTGGGTGATCCGCTCCTGTAG
- a CDS encoding IclR family transcriptional regulator: protein MAEPSTRTVERALLLLGTVCDRGSVTLADAARDAGLSASTALRLLRTLEGTGFVRRDDDGYRPGMRVVQLGAQALSHESLVSLSEGALERLVDSTGESAYLNVPSHDGHGIYLAVREGTHSVRHTSWVGRSIPLEGSAAGAVLAGSTPDEGFVVVRNGIESDVTAIAAPVLSGGRVIASLSVVVPSYRIDDDGAQRIGREVAAEAACILAPASPIDIPTPGVPE, encoded by the coding sequence GTGGCGGAACCCTCCACCCGAACGGTCGAACGGGCCCTGCTCCTGCTCGGCACCGTCTGCGACCGCGGGTCGGTGACGCTCGCCGACGCGGCACGCGATGCCGGTCTCTCGGCATCGACAGCGCTGCGGCTCCTGAGGACCCTCGAAGGGACCGGCTTCGTACGCCGGGATGACGACGGGTATCGGCCCGGAATGCGCGTGGTGCAGCTCGGCGCGCAGGCACTCTCGCACGAGTCGCTGGTGTCGCTGTCCGAGGGGGCGCTGGAACGTTTGGTGGACTCGACCGGCGAATCGGCCTACCTGAACGTTCCCTCGCATGACGGTCACGGCATCTACCTCGCCGTCCGGGAGGGCACCCACTCGGTACGCCATACCAGCTGGGTGGGCCGCAGCATCCCGTTGGAGGGGTCGGCCGCCGGTGCAGTGCTGGCCGGGTCCACTCCCGACGAGGGCTTCGTGGTGGTCCGTAACGGCATCGAATCCGACGTCACCGCAATTGCGGCGCCCGTGTTGTCAGGCGGCCGGGTGATCGCGTCGCTGAGCGTGGTTGTTCCCAGTTACCGGATCGACGACGACGGCGCGCAGCGCATCGGCCGTGAGGTTGCCGCCGAGGCGGCCTGCATCCTTGCTCCCGCTTCTCCAATTGACATCCCTACCCCAGGAGTCCCCGAATGA
- the hutU gene encoding urocanate hydratase, which translates to MTGFTQHDPSRTVRASRGSELTARSWQTEAPLRMLMNNLDPEVAERPEDLVVYGGTGRAVRSWEAFDAVVATLKDLADDETLLVQSGKPVGVFRTNPWAPRVLLANSNLVGDWATWPEFRRLEAEGLTMYGQMTAGSWIYIGTQGILQGTYETFAAVARAQFSGTLAGTLTLTAGCGGMGGAQPLAVTLNGGAVLIIDVDETRLRRRAAKRYLDVVADDLEDGLAQVLAAKEEKRALSVGVVGNAAEIVPALLERQRKGEFTVDIVTDQTSAHDPLSYLPEGVGVEEWDREAKGDPVGFTKKAQASMARHVEAMVGFQDAGATVFDYGNSIRDEARKGGYERAFAFPGFVPAYIRPLFCEGLGPFRWVALSGDPADIAVTDAALKELFPDNEHLHRWLDAAGELVEFEGLPARICWLGYGDRAKAGLLFNRLVAEGKVSAPIVIGRDHLDSGSVASPYRETEAMADGSDAIADWPLLNALLNTSSGATWVSIHHGGGVGIGRSIHAGQVSVADGTALAAEKLERLLTNDPGTGVIRHVDAGYERARKVARERGVRMPMEENQDNRHENRQEPGRHAQEG; encoded by the coding sequence ATGACCGGTTTCACCCAGCACGACCCCTCCCGCACGGTGCGTGCATCCCGCGGCTCCGAGCTCACCGCAAGGAGCTGGCAGACCGAGGCGCCGCTGCGCATGCTCATGAACAACCTCGACCCCGAGGTGGCTGAACGGCCCGAGGATCTTGTGGTCTATGGCGGTACCGGGCGCGCCGTGCGCAGTTGGGAGGCCTTCGACGCGGTCGTCGCCACCCTGAAGGACCTGGCCGACGACGAAACCCTCCTGGTCCAGTCCGGGAAGCCTGTAGGTGTCTTCCGGACCAACCCCTGGGCGCCGCGCGTGCTGCTGGCCAACTCCAACCTGGTAGGGGACTGGGCCACCTGGCCGGAGTTCCGGCGGCTCGAGGCCGAAGGACTCACCATGTACGGCCAGATGACCGCCGGGTCCTGGATCTACATCGGCACGCAGGGCATCCTGCAGGGTACCTACGAGACATTCGCCGCCGTCGCCCGCGCCCAATTCAGCGGCACCCTTGCCGGCACGTTGACCCTCACCGCCGGGTGTGGAGGGATGGGAGGTGCCCAGCCGCTGGCTGTCACCCTCAACGGAGGTGCGGTCCTGATTATCGACGTCGACGAGACGCGCCTCAGGCGACGGGCAGCCAAGCGGTATCTCGACGTCGTCGCTGACGACCTCGAAGACGGGCTAGCCCAGGTACTCGCCGCCAAGGAGGAAAAGCGCGCGCTGTCCGTGGGCGTCGTCGGCAATGCCGCCGAGATTGTGCCCGCGCTGCTGGAGAGACAGCGCAAGGGCGAGTTCACCGTGGACATCGTGACGGACCAGACCTCCGCCCACGACCCGCTCAGCTACCTCCCCGAAGGGGTAGGCGTCGAAGAGTGGGATCGCGAGGCGAAGGGCGACCCTGTCGGTTTCACCAAGAAGGCCCAGGCTTCCATGGCCCGCCACGTGGAGGCCATGGTCGGGTTCCAGGATGCCGGCGCCACTGTCTTCGACTATGGAAACTCGATCCGTGACGAGGCGCGCAAGGGAGGGTACGAGCGGGCCTTCGCTTTCCCGGGTTTTGTGCCGGCCTACATCCGGCCGCTCTTCTGTGAGGGACTCGGGCCTTTCCGTTGGGTGGCACTCTCGGGTGACCCGGCGGATATTGCCGTCACCGACGCCGCGCTCAAGGAACTGTTTCCGGACAACGAGCACCTGCACCGGTGGCTTGACGCCGCCGGTGAGCTGGTCGAATTCGAGGGGCTGCCGGCACGCATCTGCTGGCTGGGCTACGGCGACCGCGCTAAGGCCGGGCTGCTGTTCAACCGCTTGGTGGCCGAGGGCAAGGTTTCGGCACCGATCGTCATCGGCCGCGACCACCTTGATTCCGGTTCCGTTGCCTCTCCATACCGGGAAACTGAAGCGATGGCGGACGGTTCGGACGCGATTGCCGACTGGCCGCTCCTGAACGCCCTCCTGAACACCTCGTCAGGGGCCACCTGGGTGTCGATCCACCATGGCGGCGGCGTCGGCATCGGCCGCTCCATCCACGCGGGACAGGTATCCGTTGCGGACGGAACGGCCCTCGCCGCTGAAAAGCTCGAGCGACTGCTGACCAATGACCCCGGAACCGGTGTCATCCGCCACGTTGACGCCGGCTACGAGCGGGCACGCAAGGTGGCGAGAGAACGCGGTGTCCGCATGCCGATGGAGGAGAACCAGGACAACCGTCATGAGAACCGGCAGGAACCAGGCCGGCATGCACAGGAAGGCTAG
- a CDS encoding VOC family protein yields MSGRVVHFEIPFDDGDRARTFYSDAFGWKVEEMPELDYTSVVSGPVSEEGMPLEPGFINGGMFKRDNGPLSGPIITIDVEDIDSVMAKIESAGGTAVGEKLTVGEMGFAAYFRDPEGNVVGLWQNA; encoded by the coding sequence ATGAGCGGACGCGTAGTGCATTTTGAGATCCCCTTCGACGACGGCGATCGGGCCCGCACCTTCTATAGCGATGCCTTCGGCTGGAAGGTTGAGGAGATGCCCGAGCTGGACTACACATCGGTCGTGTCGGGGCCCGTGAGTGAGGAGGGCATGCCCCTCGAGCCCGGCTTCATCAACGGCGGCATGTTCAAGCGCGACAACGGACCGCTGAGCGGACCGATCATCACGATCGACGTCGAGGACATCGACTCGGTCATGGCGAAGATTGAGTCGGCCGGCGGAACGGCGGTCGGTGAGAAGCTGACGGTCGGCGAGATGGGCTTCGCCGCCTACTTCCGTGACCCAGAGGGCAACGTGGTGGGGCTCTGGCAGAACGCCTGA
- a CDS encoding allantoate amidohydrolase — METVSSLLGSISDVGRDGVRGGYSRPVFSTPELDLRNWFQEQAGRRGLDVETDRNGILWAWWDVDGRHDDDSRRGALVTGSHLDSVPGGGAFDGPLGVASALAAVDILKERGIQPQRALAVAVFPEEEGSRFGVACLGSRLLTGAIDADTARNLKDPNGTTFAEAARANGLDPEHLGRDGAALARIGDFIELHVEQGRGLIDLDAPIGVGSSIIGHGRWKLTITGQGNHAGTTLMEDRADPMVAAAQVILAIRKTAAAAPDARATVGRVQPIPGGTNVIASRVEMWIDVRHPDDATTASLVEAVHGKAQKAAAFEGCTATLAQESLSGTVNFDTELQRQLSAAVPGAPALPTGAGHDAGILAGHVPSGMLYVRNPTGISHSPEEHVEDDDANLGATALADALERLL, encoded by the coding sequence TTGGAGACGGTAAGCAGCTTGCTCGGATCGATTTCGGACGTGGGACGGGACGGCGTCCGCGGCGGGTACTCACGGCCGGTGTTCTCGACGCCGGAGTTGGACCTGCGCAATTGGTTCCAGGAGCAGGCCGGACGACGCGGACTCGACGTCGAGACGGACCGCAACGGAATCCTTTGGGCCTGGTGGGACGTCGACGGCCGGCATGACGACGACAGCCGCCGGGGTGCCCTGGTTACCGGCAGCCACCTCGACTCGGTGCCCGGCGGCGGAGCCTTCGACGGACCGCTCGGCGTCGCCTCTGCGCTCGCCGCCGTCGATATCCTGAAGGAACGGGGAATCCAGCCGCAGCGGGCGCTCGCCGTCGCGGTTTTTCCCGAGGAGGAGGGCTCGAGGTTCGGAGTTGCCTGCCTCGGTTCCCGACTGCTGACCGGTGCCATTGACGCCGACACCGCACGGAACCTCAAGGACCCCAATGGCACAACGTTCGCCGAAGCCGCACGGGCCAACGGACTGGACCCGGAGCACCTCGGACGGGATGGCGCCGCGCTGGCCCGGATCGGCGACTTCATCGAACTGCACGTCGAGCAGGGACGCGGCCTGATCGACCTGGACGCACCCATAGGAGTCGGAAGCTCCATAATCGGCCACGGGCGCTGGAAGCTGACCATCACCGGGCAGGGAAACCACGCGGGCACCACCCTCATGGAAGACCGCGCCGACCCCATGGTGGCCGCGGCCCAGGTGATCCTCGCAATCCGCAAGACGGCGGCCGCCGCACCCGACGCCCGCGCCACCGTTGGCCGTGTCCAGCCGATTCCGGGTGGAACCAACGTCATCGCGTCCCGGGTGGAAATGTGGATCGACGTGCGGCACCCGGACGATGCGACCACTGCCTCCCTCGTGGAGGCCGTCCACGGAAAGGCACAGAAGGCCGCGGCCTTCGAGGGCTGTACGGCAACGCTGGCCCAGGAATCGCTGAGCGGCACCGTCAACTTCGACACCGAGCTTCAACGCCAGCTCTCCGCCGCGGTTCCGGGAGCGCCCGCCCTTCCCACCGGAGCCGGACACGACGCCGGCATCCTGGCCGGCCACGTCCCCTCAGGCATGCTGTACGTCCGCAATCCCACCGGCATCAGCCACTCGCCTGAGGAACACGTGGAGGACGACGACGCCAACCTCGGCGCCACCGCGCTCGCCGACGCGCTGGAGCGGCTGCTGTGA